A part of Sinorhizobium chiapasense genomic DNA contains:
- a CDS encoding M20 aminoacylase family protein, with product MTDLEMLEKQMTEWRRDLHAHPEFGFEEKRTSAFVATKLREFGLDVAEGVGGTGVVGTLKRGSGNRAIALRADMDALRIPEQGAAEYRSQNPGVMHACGHDGHTTMLLGAAKLLAEDGGFDGTVRFIFQPAEEWGKGALAMLDDGLMERFPFEEIYGLHNMPGLAVGHFETRSGAIMSAEDNFEIVLTGVGGHAARPHAGNEVLVAACALVTNLQTIVSRRLSPADIGVVSVTELLTDGTRNALPGLARVLGDARSFRPEVSAEIEKQMRVIAEGTALTHNVSAEVTYTREFVPLLNDAALVEEAFAAARTVFEADHIATALEPMTGSEDFARFLEHVPGCFVFLGNGRDSAPLHNPTYDFNDAGLVHGARFHAAIVKQRLPLA from the coding sequence ATGACTGATCTTGAGATGCTCGAAAAGCAGATGACGGAATGGCGGCGCGACCTTCACGCCCATCCTGAATTCGGCTTCGAGGAAAAGCGAACCTCCGCCTTCGTGGCGACGAAGCTCAGGGAGTTCGGGCTCGATGTCGCCGAAGGCGTCGGCGGCACCGGTGTCGTCGGCACGCTGAAACGCGGTAGCGGCAACCGGGCCATTGCGCTTCGCGCCGACATGGACGCGCTGCGCATTCCGGAACAGGGAGCGGCCGAATATCGCTCGCAAAACCCGGGCGTGATGCATGCCTGCGGCCACGACGGCCACACGACCATGCTGCTCGGCGCGGCGAAGCTGCTCGCGGAAGACGGAGGCTTCGACGGCACCGTGCGCTTCATCTTCCAGCCGGCCGAAGAATGGGGCAAGGGCGCCCTCGCCATGCTCGACGACGGCCTGATGGAGCGATTTCCCTTCGAGGAGATCTACGGGCTGCACAACATGCCGGGGCTTGCCGTCGGTCATTTCGAGACGCGTTCCGGCGCGATCATGTCAGCGGAAGACAATTTCGAGATTGTGCTCACGGGCGTCGGCGGCCATGCCGCGCGTCCGCACGCCGGCAACGAGGTGCTGGTTGCCGCTTGCGCTCTCGTCACCAACCTGCAGACGATCGTCTCGCGCCGCCTGAGTCCGGCCGATATTGGCGTCGTCTCTGTAACGGAACTTCTCACCGATGGCACCCGCAACGCGCTGCCCGGCCTTGCCCGCGTCCTTGGCGATGCACGCAGCTTCCGGCCGGAGGTCAGTGCCGAGATCGAGAAGCAGATGCGCGTGATCGCGGAGGGCACGGCGTTGACCCACAACGTCTCCGCCGAAGTCACTTACACGCGCGAATTCGTGCCTCTCCTCAACGATGCGGCCCTGGTCGAGGAAGCCTTCGCCGCCGCAAGAACCGTGTTCGAAGCCGATCATATCGCCACGGCCCTTGAACCGATGACGGGCTCCGAAGATTTCGCCCGCTTCCTTGAACACGTTCCCGGCTGCTTCGTCTTCCTCGGCAACGGCCGCGATTCCGCGCCGCTTCATAATCCGACCTACGATTTCAACGACGCCGGGCTCGTTCACGGCGCCCGTTTCCATGCCGCGATCGTCAAGCAGCGTCTGCCGTTGGCGTAG
- a CDS encoding adenylate/guanylate cyclase domain-containing protein produces the protein MINSTDHEVRRRLAAILAADVVGYSSLMGRDDEGTLARIKDLRRDVIDPTVTRHQGRIFKTTGDGILVEFPSPVEAVRCAVELQQTLAKAPSQVIQLRIGINLGDILIDEDGDVYGDGVNVAARLERLANPGGIYCRRRSTRKSATSCPTVSTTAASSRSKTSHGQLGPTACRFKRKPLGWRSAPAMVASGRPSPSSPSST, from the coding sequence ATGATCAATTCTACCGATCACGAGGTTCGAAGGCGTCTCGCCGCGATCCTGGCTGCCGATGTCGTTGGATATTCGAGCTTGATGGGCCGGGATGACGAAGGCACGCTCGCGAGGATCAAGGATCTTCGCCGTGACGTGATCGATCCGACAGTGACCCGACATCAGGGGCGGATCTTCAAGACGACCGGCGACGGCATACTGGTTGAGTTCCCGAGTCCTGTGGAAGCCGTGCGCTGTGCCGTGGAGCTCCAGCAAACGCTGGCAAAGGCCCCATCCCAGGTTATCCAGCTTCGCATCGGCATCAATCTCGGCGACATCCTCATCGATGAGGACGGCGACGTTTACGGAGACGGCGTGAACGTCGCTGCCCGCCTCGAACGACTGGCGAACCCGGGAGGTATCTACTGTCGGCGAAGGTCTACGAGGAAGTCCGCGACAAGCTGTCCTACAGTTTCGACGACCGCGGCGAGCAGCAGGTCAAAAACATCGCACGGCCAGTTAGGACCTACAGCCTGTCGCTTCAAGAGAAAGCCCCTCGGATGGCGCTCGGCCCCGGCAATGGTGGCGAGCGGCCGGCCGTCACCGTCCTCCCCTTCCTCAACATGA